The DNA region CGCCTATGATCATCGGGGAGGATCCTCGCGACATCAACAAAATATGGGAACGCCTGTACTGGCAGACTGTCCGTGCAGGGCGGCGTGGCAACCTCCTCCACGCGCTTTCGGCCATCGATATTGCCCTCTGGGATCACCAGGCGAAACTCGCGAACATGCCGCTATACAAGCTTCTCGGCGCCTACCGTGAAGAAGCGCCCTGCTACGCATCGGGTGGGTACTACTACGACGGCATGGACATGCTACCCAAACTCGAAGAGGAAGTTAAAGGCTACATTGAGCAAGGCTTTACTGCCATCAAGATGAAAGTAGGGCGTTTGGATCCTCCGCGAGAAGCGGAACGCGTCAAGTTCGTCAGGGAAATAATTGGTCCGGAGGTCAAGCTCATGATCGACGCGAACCAAGCGTACCTGGACGTCAACGCTTGCACGGACTTATGCCGGCGTGTGGAAGCTTACGGCATCACCTGGTTTGAGGAACCTTTGCCGGTCGACATGATCGAAGCCCACGTTCGCTTACGTAAACAAACCTCAATTCCACTCGCCACAGGTGAGGTCGCCGCAACACGGTGGGAATTTCAAGATCTGATTCGTTCTGGCGCACTTGACTACGTTCAACCGGACGCTACCATGTGTGGCGGCGTGTCCGAGTGGCTCAAGATCGCGGCTCTTGCAAGTGCCCAGGGTGTTTCTCTCGCCCCGCACTACCACTGGGATATCCACGTGCATCTCGCCTGCGTGAGTCGCGACGTGACAATCCTGGAGAAATTCGTTGGGACGAACGTCAAAAACTTCGACCTCATCATGCACAATCCCCGAGAGGTCAGCCGGGAAGGCACACTAAAACCACCTGAAGGTCCAGGTGTGGGTATTGACTACAACGAAAACGCCATCAGGGAATACCTAGTTCATGAAGAAGTCATTTGCTAACGAAGGTCTCCAGGAATAGGAGGTTTCATGTCATGAAACCGCGATCTACCGGTGTATACACTATCATGCCGACGCCTTTTACGGACGACGGCAGCCTCGACCTCGCCAGCCTCGAGACCCTCACCGATTTCCTCATCGGTTTAGAGGTGGACGGTCTGGTGGTCCTCGGAGTGATGGGGGAGGCCCCCAAGCTTTCGCAGGACGAGCAGGACGTAGTCATCAGGACCACAGTGCGAGCCGCCGCCGGGCGCGTGCCCGTCTTTGCCGGCAGCGGCGCGGAAGGCACCGACCTCGCGGTTAGAAAGAGCG from Deinococcota bacterium includes:
- a CDS encoding mandelate racemase/muconate lactonizing enzyme family protein, which encodes PMIIGEDPRDINKIWERLYWQTVRAGRRGNLLHALSAIDIALWDHQAKLANMPLYKLLGAYREEAPCYASGGYYYDGMDMLPKLEEEVKGYIEQGFTAIKMKVGRLDPPREAERVKFVREIIGPEVKLMIDANQAYLDVNACTDLCRRVEAYGITWFEEPLPVDMIEAHVRLRKQTSIPLATGEVAATRWEFQDLIRSGALDYVQPDATMCGGVSEWLKIAALASAQGVSLAPHYHWDIHVHLACVSRDVTILEKFVGTNVKNFDLIMHNPREVSREGTLKPPEGPGVGIDYNENAIREYLVHEEVIC